A single region of the Alteriqipengyuania flavescens genome encodes:
- a CDS encoding prephenate/arogenate dehydrogenase family protein: protein MQRIAIIGLGLLGGSVGLALAERRPDIVTCGYDRDPAVRRRAAERALVTAVCETAAEAVAGCDLAILCVPVGAIGAAARDLADTLPAGAIVSDVGSSKQSVVEALAEALPHHTVIPAHPVAGTEESGPDAGFASLFQDRWCILTPPADAPPEAVEALTGLWRSLGAKVEVMDAQHHDLVLAVTSHIPHLIAYTIVGTASDMEEVTRGEVIKYSAGGFRDFTRIAASDPVMWRDVFLNNRDAVLEMLGRFTEDLTAMQRAIRSGDGEALHDLFSRTRAIRRSIIEQGQDDASPDFGRGH from the coding sequence GTGCAGCGCATCGCCATCATCGGCCTCGGCCTGCTCGGCGGGTCGGTCGGCCTCGCGCTGGCGGAGCGGCGGCCCGACATCGTCACTTGCGGTTACGACCGCGATCCCGCCGTGCGCCGCCGCGCCGCGGAACGCGCGCTGGTCACTGCCGTGTGCGAGACGGCGGCGGAGGCTGTGGCCGGATGCGACCTTGCCATCCTGTGCGTGCCGGTGGGCGCGATCGGCGCGGCGGCCCGCGATCTGGCGGATACGCTGCCGGCAGGCGCCATCGTCAGCGATGTCGGATCGTCCAAGCAATCGGTGGTGGAGGCGCTGGCCGAAGCGCTGCCTCATCACACCGTCATCCCCGCGCACCCGGTCGCCGGGACCGAGGAGAGCGGCCCGGATGCCGGCTTCGCCAGCCTGTTCCAGGATCGCTGGTGCATCCTGACCCCGCCCGCCGACGCGCCGCCCGAAGCGGTCGAGGCGCTGACCGGCCTGTGGCGCTCTTTGGGTGCCAAGGTGGAGGTGATGGACGCGCAGCACCACGACCTCGTGCTCGCGGTGACCAGCCATATCCCGCACCTTATCGCCTACACCATCGTCGGCACCGCGTCCGACATGGAGGAGGTCACGCGCGGCGAGGTGATCAAGTATTCCGCCGGCGGCTTCCGCGATTTCACCCGCATCGCCGCGTCCGATCCGGTGATGTGGCGCGACGTGTTCCTAAACAACCGCGACGCGGTGCTGGAGATGCTCGGCCGGTTTACCGAGGACCTCACCGCCATGCAGCGCGCGATCCGTTCGGGCGACGGGGAGGCGCTGCACGACCTCTTCAGCCGCACCCGCGCCATCCGCCGCTCGATCATCGAGCAGGGACAGGACGACGCCTCGCCCGACTTCGGGCGGGGGCATTGA
- a CDS encoding YdcF family protein gives MIGRLIAAFLLVWALGFGWFAVALPQPVDDVRTDAVVVPTGGGGRIQRGLEVLEQGRAERMFVTGVDREVRAEEFAAEFGVSDARMECCVTLGYAAVDTRGNAAEAAKWVESNDVESIRLVTTDWHMRRAHLDLGRELPGGVTMVEDAVASEPSLYILFLEYHKLLADYAGGIILR, from the coding sequence ATGATCGGGCGGCTGATTGCTGCATTCCTGCTTGTCTGGGCACTGGGTTTCGGCTGGTTCGCCGTCGCCCTGCCGCAGCCCGTGGACGACGTTCGCACCGACGCGGTGGTCGTGCCCACCGGTGGCGGCGGGCGCATCCAGCGCGGGCTCGAAGTGCTGGAGCAGGGCCGGGCCGAGCGCATGTTCGTGACCGGGGTCGACCGCGAGGTGAGGGCGGAGGAATTCGCCGCCGAATTCGGCGTGTCCGACGCCCGCATGGAATGCTGCGTGACGTTGGGCTACGCCGCCGTCGACACGCGCGGCAACGCGGCCGAAGCGGCCAAGTGGGTGGAAAGCAACGACGTGGAAAGCATCCGCCTCGTCACCACCGACTGGCACATGCGCCGCGCGCATCTCGATCTCGGCCGCGAATTGCCCGGCGGGGTCACGATGGTGGAGGATGCGGTGGCGTCGGAGCCGTCGCTCTACATCCTCTTCCTCGAATACCACAAGCTGCTGGCGGATTATGCCGGGGGGATCATCCTCAGGTGA
- the metW gene encoding methionine biosynthesis protein MetW: MTALRPDLATILRRIEPGARVLDIGCGDGALMAALTAKDVDARGIEIDGGCVASCVAQGLSVVQGDADRDLAFYPDGAFDYAVLSQTLQTAARPDRMMQELLRVGRRAFVSFPNFAYWRMRWALLSRGRMPVTRHLPVSWYETDNIHHVTVRDFELLAEALGIAIERRWFFTRDREMPAGGANWRAEYALFEVSGGLPNP; this comes from the coding sequence ATGACCGCCTTGCGCCCGGACCTTGCGACCATCCTGCGCCGGATCGAGCCGGGCGCGCGGGTGCTCGACATCGGCTGCGGGGACGGGGCGTTGATGGCGGCGCTGACGGCGAAGGACGTCGACGCGCGCGGGATCGAGATCGACGGCGGCTGCGTCGCGTCCTGCGTGGCGCAGGGGCTCAGCGTGGTGCAGGGCGATGCCGACCGCGACCTTGCCTTCTATCCCGACGGCGCGTTCGATTACGCCGTGCTCAGCCAGACCTTGCAGACCGCCGCGCGGCCCGACCGCATGATGCAGGAATTGCTGCGCGTCGGGCGGCGGGCCTTCGTCTCTTTCCCCAATTTCGCCTATTGGCGGATGCGCTGGGCGCTGCTGTCGCGCGGCCGGATGCCCGTCACCCGACACTTGCCCGTCAGCTGGTACGAGACCGATAATATCCACCACGTGACGGTACGCGATTTCGAATTGCTGGCCGAAGCCCTCGGCATCGCCATCGAGCGGCGCTGGTTCTTCACCCGCGACCGTGAAATGCCCGCAGGCGGCGCCAACTGGCGCGCGGAATACGCCCTTTTCGAAGTGAGCGGCGGATTGCCAAACCCTTGA
- the metX gene encoding homoserine O-acetyltransferase MetX, whose amino-acid sequence MTAPRSLILPRPLPLDSGQSLGHVEIAFETYGDLNAARDNAILVCHALTGDQHIASPHPVTGKPGWWERLVGEGKPIDTARHHVICANVIGSCMGSTGPATVADDGAPYAMRFPVVTIRDMVRALVALLDELGIARLHAVVGGSMGGMQALSLAANFPDRAARVLAIATTSRHSAQNIAFHELGRQAIMADPGWNGGDYYGAAEGPEKGLAVARMAAHITYLSEAGLTDKFGRRLQDREAKGFNFDAEFQVESYLRYQGLAFTDRFDANAYLYITRAMDYFDLAEEAGGSLAEAFRRSDARFCLVSFDTDWLYPTSESRHIVHALNAVAKPVSFVELSAPFGHDSFLLDVPELDRVVEGFLG is encoded by the coding sequence GTGACCGCACCGCGCTCCCTCATCCTGCCCCGCCCCCTGCCGCTCGACAGCGGGCAGTCGCTCGGCCATGTCGAGATCGCGTTCGAAACCTATGGCGACCTCAACGCTGCCAGGGACAACGCCATCCTCGTGTGCCACGCGCTGACGGGGGACCAGCATATCGCCAGCCCGCATCCGGTCACCGGAAAGCCCGGCTGGTGGGAGCGGCTGGTGGGCGAGGGCAAACCCATCGATACCGCGCGCCACCACGTGATCTGCGCCAACGTGATCGGCAGCTGCATGGGCTCGACCGGCCCCGCCACCGTCGCGGATGACGGCGCGCCCTACGCCATGCGCTTTCCCGTCGTGACGATCCGCGACATGGTCCGCGCGCTTGTCGCCCTGCTCGACGAACTGGGCATCGCGCGGCTCCATGCGGTGGTCGGCGGCAGCATGGGCGGGATGCAGGCGCTGAGCCTGGCGGCGAATTTCCCCGACCGGGCGGCACGCGTGCTCGCCATCGCCACCACCAGCCGCCACAGCGCGCAGAACATCGCCTTCCACGAGCTTGGCCGGCAGGCGATCATGGCCGACCCGGGCTGGAACGGCGGGGACTATTACGGCGCGGCGGAAGGCCCGGAGAAAGGTCTCGCCGTCGCCCGCATGGCGGCGCACATAACCTATCTTTCCGAAGCCGGGTTGACCGACAAGTTCGGCCGCCGGTTGCAGGACCGCGAGGCCAAGGGCTTCAACTTCGACGCCGAATTCCAGGTCGAAAGCTACCTGCGTTACCAGGGCCTCGCCTTTACCGACCGCTTCGATGCCAACGCCTATCTCTATATCACCCGGGCGATGGATTACTTCGACCTGGCCGAGGAAGCGGGCGGCTCGCTGGCGGAGGCTTTCCGCCGCAGCGATGCGCGCTTCTGCCTCGTCAGCTTCGACACGGACTGGCTTTATCCCACGTCCGAAAGCCGCCACATTGTCCATGCACTGAATGCGGTGGCGAAGCCCGTCAGCTTCGTCGAACTGTCCGCGCCTTTCGGCCACGACAGCTTCCTGCTCGACGTGCCGGAATTGGACCGCGTGGTTGAGGGGTTCCTCGGATGA
- a CDS encoding cell division protein FtsX has product MKPPPARRFARLRGLSPFRGDRAAEIVPHARLSGPMPWVMAIMIALTSVAAAGGLSLSSLASGARAELDGGLTVQVMEANPAARDRKAEQAVSFLSNQSGVIAAQRVPQDELATLLEPWLGEMGGDGGAEEAAIPIPALIDAQLDGAASPERLERLSEALSAAVPGATVNTQSSWLEPVFGAIASLQWLSLGLVVLLSLATVAAVWLAARSALGGSRDTVEIVHLLGGTDRQIAGVFQRSIAYDAMLGGAVGLAIGMGAILVLGSQFSTLNSGLIAESSLGLGEWLLIAAIPLVGVALAALTARVTILLALRKML; this is encoded by the coding sequence GTGAAGCCGCCTCCCGCCCGCCGTTTCGCACGGCTGCGCGGCCTGTCCCCTTTCCGCGGGGACCGGGCGGCGGAGATCGTGCCGCACGCGCGGCTTTCCGGACCAATGCCGTGGGTGATGGCGATCATGATCGCGCTGACCAGTGTCGCTGCGGCAGGCGGCCTGTCGCTCAGCAGCCTCGCCTCCGGCGCGCGGGCGGAACTCGACGGCGGGCTGACCGTGCAGGTGATGGAAGCCAACCCCGCCGCGCGCGATCGCAAGGCGGAACAGGCGGTCTCCTTCCTCAGCAACCAGTCCGGCGTGATCGCCGCGCAGCGCGTGCCGCAGGACGAGCTGGCGACCCTGCTCGAACCCTGGCTCGGCGAGATGGGCGGCGACGGCGGGGCGGAAGAGGCGGCCATCCCGATCCCCGCGCTGATCGACGCGCAGCTGGACGGCGCGGCTTCGCCCGAGCGGCTGGAGCGTCTGTCGGAAGCCCTTTCGGCGGCGGTGCCGGGGGCGACGGTCAACACGCAGTCGAGCTGGCTGGAGCCGGTGTTCGGCGCCATCGCCTCGCTGCAATGGCTGTCGCTCGGGCTCGTCGTGCTGCTGTCGCTGGCGACCGTGGCCGCCGTGTGGCTGGCCGCGCGCAGCGCGCTGGGCGGATCGCGCGACACGGTGGAGATCGTCCACCTCCTGGGCGGGACGGATCGCCAGATCGCCGGCGTTTTCCAGCGCTCCATCGCCTATGATGCGATGCTGGGCGGCGCGGTGGGCCTCGCCATCGGCATGGGCGCTATCCTGGTCCTCGGCTCGCAATTCTCGACGCTGAATTCGGGCCTGATTGCGGAAAGTTCGCTCGGTTTGGGCGAGTGGCTGTTGATTGCCGCGATTCCGCTGGTAGGCGTCGCGCTCGCCGCATTGACGGCGCGCGTCACGATCCTGCTGGCGCTGAGGAAGATGTTATGA
- the ftsE gene encoding cell division ATP-binding protein FtsE produces MNDLRDDIIQFDNVGLRYGTDREVLSDVSFSLFPGSFYFLTGQSGAGKTSLLKLLYLAQRPSRGAIRMFGTDVITLARGRLPAFRRRIGTVFQDFRLVSHLSAFDNVALPLRVAGVPEADIRKPVADMLDWVGLAERMDARPETLSGGEQQRVAIARAVIARPELLVADEPTGNVDPDMALKLLRLFEALNRLGTTVVVATHDVHLLKKVPQSLIMRLDKGRLSDPTGALRYPPRQSEGTMRGGRR; encoded by the coding sequence GTGAACGACCTGCGTGACGATATCATCCAGTTCGACAATGTCGGGCTGCGTTACGGCACCGATCGCGAGGTGTTGAGCGATGTCTCCTTCTCGCTATTCCCGGGCAGCTTCTATTTCCTCACCGGGCAGAGCGGGGCGGGCAAGACGAGCCTGTTGAAGCTGCTTTACCTCGCCCAGCGCCCGTCGCGCGGGGCGATCCGCATGTTCGGCACCGATGTGATCACGCTGGCGCGCGGCCGCCTGCCTGCCTTCCGCCGCCGGATCGGCACCGTGTTCCAGGATTTCCGGCTGGTGAGCCACCTGTCCGCCTTCGACAATGTCGCCCTGCCGCTGCGCGTGGCGGGCGTGCCGGAGGCCGACATCCGCAAGCCGGTGGCCGACATGCTCGACTGGGTCGGGCTGGCCGAACGGATGGATGCGCGGCCGGAAACGCTTTCGGGCGGGGAGCAGCAACGCGTCGCTATCGCCCGCGCGGTGATCGCCCGGCCCGAACTGCTGGTGGCGGACGAACCGACCGGCAACGTCGATCCCGACATGGCGCTGAAACTGCTGCGCCTGTTCGAAGCGCTCAATCGCCTCGGCACCACGGTGGTGGTGGCCACCCACGATGTCCACCTGCTCAAGAAAGTGCCGCAGTCGCTGATCATGCGGTTGGATAAGGGGCGCCTGTCCGATCCCACGGGCGCGCTGCGTTATCCGCCGCGCCAGTCCGAAGGCACCATGCGCGGGGGCCGCCGGTGA
- a CDS encoding lysophospholipid acyltransferase family protein — MIALRNIVFYLLFVLGSIVCISMGALTSPLGREHTQRWPDRWSRWHRWLCENILAIRVVVEGPQETRPVLYALRHESFFEAIDLPVLLDKPVPFAKAELFRIPGWRAASRGYGAVEVKRDQGATMLRQMVSQAKGYSAEGRPLCIFPEGTRVPHGEERALQSGFAGLYKLLRLPVVPVAVDSGPLYHRFWKRPGTITVRFHEQIEPGLQREEIEERVRTAINSLN; from the coding sequence GTGATCGCGCTGCGCAATATCGTGTTCTACCTGCTGTTCGTGCTGGGCAGTATCGTGTGCATCTCCATGGGCGCGCTGACCTCTCCGTTGGGGCGGGAGCATACGCAGCGCTGGCCCGACCGGTGGAGCCGCTGGCACCGTTGGCTGTGCGAAAACATCCTCGCCATCAGGGTGGTGGTGGAAGGGCCGCAGGAAACCCGCCCGGTGCTTTACGCCCTGCGCCACGAATCCTTTTTCGAAGCGATCGACCTGCCCGTACTGCTCGACAAGCCGGTGCCCTTCGCCAAGGCGGAGCTGTTCCGCATCCCCGGCTGGCGCGCCGCATCGCGCGGCTACGGCGCGGTGGAGGTGAAGCGCGACCAGGGCGCCACGATGCTGCGCCAGATGGTTTCGCAAGCCAAGGGCTACAGCGCGGAGGGGCGACCGCTGTGCATCTTTCCCGAAGGCACGCGGGTGCCGCACGGGGAGGAGCGCGCGCTGCAATCGGGCTTTGCCGGCCTTTACAAGCTGCTGCGCCTGCCGGTTGTGCCGGTCGCGGTCGATTCAGGCCCGCTCTACCACCGCTTCTGGAAGCGCCCCGGCACCATCACCGTGCGCTTCCACGAACAGATCGAACCCGGCCTCCAGCGCGAGGAGATCGAAGAGCGCGTGCGGACCGCGATCAATTCGCTGAACTGA
- a CDS encoding MJ0042-type zinc finger domain-containing protein, which translates to MIISCPACATRYVVPDKAIGPEGRTVRCAQCRTSWFQDPSEDALASQSRPEAKAAPTGTAPAPASAPAATTRGEAAIPAPTPTPPPGPSIAVRRSEEAAAAPASSPPPPPPPTPPPAREEPVAQAESDDPPPVPPAPQAAPVREFIHEPDDDRSQFDHEPPFRPRRNKLKLLTWAAAIFAISAIGLIAAANYWGLPDWVPIERPTFAQPQPDLLLEFPQDRQDQRKLPNGTQYFGVSGSVTNVGETTQRLPEILIVMRDARQKIVYSKVINAGQRTIAPGESVSINQAVTDVPRTARSAEIGWSPA; encoded by the coding sequence ATGATCATTTCCTGCCCTGCCTGCGCCACGCGCTATGTCGTGCCCGACAAGGCGATCGGCCCCGAAGGGCGAACCGTACGCTGTGCGCAGTGCCGCACGAGCTGGTTCCAGGATCCGTCCGAAGACGCGCTGGCAAGCCAGAGCAGGCCGGAAGCGAAGGCCGCGCCGACAGGGACAGCTCCGGCTCCCGCTTCTGCGCCTGCGGCTACGACACGAGGCGAAGCGGCCATCCCCGCGCCGACGCCCACGCCGCCGCCCGGCCCCTCGATCGCCGTGCGGCGGAGCGAGGAAGCGGCAGCCGCGCCCGCCTCTTCGCCTCCACCTCCCCCGCCCCCTACCCCGCCTCCGGCGCGCGAGGAACCGGTCGCTCAGGCCGAAAGCGACGATCCGCCGCCCGTCCCACCCGCACCACAGGCGGCACCGGTGCGCGAGTTCATCCACGAACCGGACGACGACCGTTCGCAATTCGACCACGAGCCCCCCTTCCGCCCGCGCCGCAACAAGCTCAAGCTGCTCACCTGGGCGGCCGCGATATTCGCCATTTCCGCCATCGGCCTGATTGCCGCGGCGAACTACTGGGGCCTGCCCGACTGGGTGCCGATCGAGCGGCCTACCTTCGCCCAGCCGCAGCCGGACCTGCTGCTGGAATTCCCGCAGGACCGGCAGGACCAGCGCAAGCTGCCCAACGGCACGCAGTATTTCGGCGTCAGCGGCAGCGTGACGAACGTCGGCGAAACGACGCAGCGCCTCCCCGAAATCCTGATCGTGATGCGCGATGCGCGCCAGAAGATCGTCTACAGCAAGGTCATCAACGCGGGGCAGCGCACCATCGCGCCGGGGGAAAGCGTCAGCATCAACCAGGCGGTGACCGACGTGCCCCGCACCGCCCGCTCTGCCGAGATCGGCTGGTCGCCCGCCTGA
- a CDS encoding pyridoxal phosphate-dependent aminotransferase: protein MTQRSPNRPPIRPAPKPYVERIHAYVPGKSSGADGKPLAKLSANENPLGSSPQALAAKSDARTLALYPDPDSRALREAIGALHGIDPARIVCGAGSDEMLQCALQAFAGVGDEVLFSRYSFSLYPLLTHRVGAEAVFADDADYAASVDNILAAVTERTKVVLLDNPNNPVGSWLDAGEVARLHAGLAADVLLVVDQAYAEYLAPGEDDGGLALAAAHDNVLVTRTFSKAHGLAAERIGWATGAPHLVDMLNRLRGAFNVSATGQAAATAALADRQFIEHSRAHNAEELQRFAQAIAALDNHGIRMIPSRANFALVLFEGDLSAETALAAIADAGIAVRHLPSQGLAHALRITIGTREQMDTVAQVIRDLAEAS, encoded by the coding sequence ATGACCCAGCGTTCGCCCAACCGCCCCCCAATCCGTCCGGCGCCGAAGCCCTATGTCGAGCGGATCCATGCCTATGTGCCGGGCAAGTCTTCGGGCGCTGACGGCAAGCCGCTGGCCAAGCTGTCGGCGAACGAGAACCCGCTCGGCTCCTCGCCGCAAGCGCTTGCCGCCAAGTCCGACGCGCGCACGCTGGCGCTGTATCCCGATCCGGACAGCCGCGCCCTTCGCGAAGCCATCGGCGCGCTCCACGGCATTGATCCGGCGCGAATCGTGTGCGGTGCGGGCTCGGACGAGATGCTGCAATGCGCGCTGCAGGCCTTCGCCGGGGTCGGCGACGAAGTGCTGTTTTCGCGCTACTCCTTCTCGCTCTACCCGCTGCTGACGCACAGGGTCGGGGCCGAGGCGGTGTTCGCCGACGATGCCGATTATGCGGCCTCGGTCGACAATATCCTGGCTGCGGTGACGGAGCGCACGAAGGTCGTGCTGCTCGACAATCCCAACAATCCGGTGGGCAGTTGGCTGGATGCAGGCGAGGTCGCGCGGCTGCACGCGGGGCTTGCCGCAGATGTGCTGCTGGTGGTCGACCAGGCCTATGCCGAATATCTCGCTCCCGGCGAGGACGACGGCGGGCTGGCGCTGGCGGCGGCGCACGACAACGTGCTCGTCACCCGCACCTTCTCCAAGGCCCATGGCCTCGCGGCGGAGCGGATCGGCTGGGCGACAGGCGCGCCGCATCTGGTCGATATGCTGAACCGGCTGCGCGGTGCGTTCAACGTGTCCGCCACCGGACAGGCCGCCGCCACTGCCGCGCTGGCCGATAGGCAATTTATCGAACATTCGCGCGCGCATAATGCCGAAGAATTGCAGCGCTTTGCGCAAGCCATCGCCGCGCTGGACAATCACGGCATCCGCATGATCCCCAGCCGCGCCAATTTCGCGCTGGTGCTGTTCGAAGGCGACCTTTCCGCAGAGACCGCGCTGGCGGCCATCGCGGATGCGGGCATCGCGGTGCGGCACTTGCCCTCGCAGGGCCTCGCCCACGCGCTGCGCATTACCATCGGCACGCGCGAGCAAATGGATACGGTCGCGCAGGTCATCCGCGACCTGGCAGAGGCAAGCTAG